A stretch of the Papaver somniferum cultivar HN1 chromosome 6, ASM357369v1, whole genome shotgun sequence genome encodes the following:
- the LOC113286767 gene encoding phospho-2-dehydro-3-deoxyheptonate aldolase 2, chloroplastic-like, which produces MALSSNTSLSAKSILLQQNQPLLSSSKSNSLPFLPKKPTKRISAVHAAEPAKNQVVSPAKPKPTAVAATTPLKWSIDSWRLKKALQLPEYPDQNELESVLKTIDSFPPIVFAGEARHLEERIAEAAMGKAFLLQGGDCAESFKEFNAVNIRDTFRILLQMSVVMMFGGQMPIVKVGRMAGQFAKPRSDNMEEKDGVKLPSYRGDNVNGDAFDSKSRTPDPQRLIRAYCQSAATLNLLRAFATGGYAAMQRVTQWNLDFTEHSEQGDRYRELAHRVDEALGFMSAAGLTADHPIMSTTEFWTSHECLHLPYEQSLTREDSTSGRYYGCSAHMLWVGERTRQLDGAHVEFLRGVANPLGIKVSDKMDPNDLVKLIEILNPQNKAGRITVIVRMGAENMRVKLPHLIRAVRRSGQIVTWVSDPMHGNTIKAPCGLKTRPFDAIRAEVRAFFDVHEQEGSNPGGIHLEMTGQNVTECIGGSKTVTFDDLSSRYHTHCDPRLNASQSLELSFIIAERLRKRRPVSEVPVTHSSSSSVL; this is translated from the exons ATGGCTCTTTCAAGCAATACATCTCTGTCTGCAAAATCaattcttctccaacaaaatcaACCTCTTctctcatcatcaaaatcaaactcTCTCCCATTTCTACCGAAGAAACCCACCAAAAGAATCTCAGCTGTTCATGCTGCTGAACCTGCTAAGAATCAAGTAGTTTCACCTGCAAAACCAAAACCTACTGCTGTAGCAGCAACAACACCATTGAAATGGAGTATTGATAGTTGGAGATTAAAGAAAGCTTTGCAATTGCCAGAATACCCAGATCAAAATGAACTTGAATCTGTTCTTAAAACTATTGATTCTTTCCCACCAATTGTATTTGCTGGTGAAGCTAGACATTTAGAAGAACGTATTGCTGAAGCCGCCATGGGTAAAGCTTTCTTGCTTCAAGGTGGTGATTGTGCTGAGAGCTTCAAGGAGTTTAATGCTGTGAATATTAGGGATACTTTCCGTATCCTTCTGCAGATGTCTGTTGTTATGATGTTTGGTGGTCAAATGCCAATCGTCAAG gtAGGAAGAATGGCTGGTCAATTTGCAAAACCCAGATCAGACAATATGGAAGAGAAAGATGGAGTCAAATTACCAAGTTACAGGGGAGATAATGTTAATGGAGATGCTTTTGATTCCAAATCAAGAACTCCTGATCCCCAAAGGTTGATCAGGGCATACTGTCAATCTGCTGCAACTTTGAATCTGCTTAGGGCATTTGCCACCGGTGGTTATGCAGCTATGCAAAGGGTTACTCAATGGAACCTTGATTTCACTGAACACAGTGAACAAGGAGACAG GTACCGTGAATTGGCTCACCGAGTTGATGAGGCTTTAGGATTCATGAGTGCTGCGGGTCTTACTGCTGATCATCCAATTATGTCAACCACTGAGTTCTGGACATCACATGAGTGTTTGCATTTGCCTTATGAGCAATCTCTAACCAGGGAGGATTCAACTTCAGGGCGTTACTATGGTTGCTCTGCTCATATGCTTTGGGTCGGTGAGCGTACTAGACAATTGGATGGTGCTCATGTTGAGTTCTTGAGAGGTGTTGCCAATCCCCTCGGTATCAAG GTGagtgacaagatggatccaaatGACCTAGTGAAGCTCATTGAGATCTTGAACCCTCAGAACAAGGCAGGAAGAATTACGGTTATTGTAAGGATGGGAGCTGAAAACATGAGAGTCAAATTGCCCCATTTGATCCGGGCAGTTCGCAGATCAGGACAAATTGTGACATGGGTCAGTGACCCTATGCACGGCAACACCATCAAGGCTCCCTGCGGTCTAAAGACTAGACCTTTTGATGCAATCAGG GCCGAGGTCCGTGCCTTTTTCGATGTTCATGAACAAGAAGGAAGCAACCCAGGAGGAATCCATCTTGAAATGACTGGACAGAATGTGACTGAGTGCATCGGAGGGTCAAAGACTGTTACCTTTGACGATCTAAGCTCTCGTTACCACACTCACTGTGACCCAAGACTTAACGCTTCACAATCTCTTGAACTTTCCTTCATTATCGCTGAGCGTCTAAGAAAGAGAAGGCCTGTCTCAGAAGTTCCAGTGACTCATTCCTCATCATCTTCAGTTCTGTAG